From a region of the Sinorhizobium sp. B11 genome:
- a CDS encoding peptidase domain-containing ABC transporter, giving the protein MSGFLHTNLHCLALVARHHGVDLAPERLQHDYAVGNDPVAVRQLLRMAKDAGLRARHLDLTWRSLFQLGEAFPVLAELNNGNWVVIAGAVGEGEDERIRVLDPLASRAEVMMLSEEQFAKAWLGSVILLKRNYRMSDEDRPFGFRWFVPEIIKQRSFFRDVALAAFVLYGLGLMTPMFFQLVIDKVLVHQSYATLTVLTVGIGIALIFDATFSFLRRYLLLYATNRIDIRVATRTFGHLLNLPIALFEQASAGVLVKHMQQTGRIREFLTGRLFLTLLDGVSLFVFVPILLLYSVKLTLVVLGFAALVGLVVMMLVGPFQRRLKALYQAEGDRQALLVETVHGMRTVKSLALEPRQRKVWDDYSAQSISVRFRVEKISTIAQSLTGLLEKLMSVAIIGLGALDVFSGTMTIGALVAFNMLAGRVSGPLVQIVTMVHEYQEVALSVRMLGEIMNQRPEQAGRGRGVRPHLHGRIEFDRVSFRYAPDTAPALDNVSFAIPAGCVFGVVGKSGSGKTTITRLIQGLYQSQEGLVRMDGYDSREIDLVHLRTSIGVVLQDNFLFRGSVRDNIAAAKPDASIEEIMQVARIAGAEEFIERLPRGFDTMLEENAANLSGGQKQRLAIARALITDPKLLIFDEATSALDPDSEAIIRDNLSRIAAGRTVIIVSHRLSTLVDADAILVIDRGKVADIGRHDQLVSRCMTYRHLWAQQMRQVA; this is encoded by the coding sequence ATGAGTGGATTTCTGCATACGAACCTGCATTGTCTTGCGCTCGTCGCGCGCCATCACGGCGTCGATCTTGCGCCCGAGCGGCTGCAGCACGATTATGCCGTCGGCAACGATCCCGTCGCCGTGCGGCAGCTGTTGCGCATGGCCAAGGATGCGGGCCTGAGGGCCAGGCATCTCGATCTCACCTGGCGAAGCCTGTTCCAGCTCGGCGAGGCCTTCCCGGTGCTTGCCGAACTCAATAACGGCAATTGGGTGGTCATCGCCGGCGCTGTCGGGGAGGGCGAGGATGAGCGGATCCGGGTTCTCGACCCGCTGGCCTCACGCGCCGAGGTGATGATGCTCAGCGAAGAGCAGTTCGCCAAGGCCTGGCTCGGCTCGGTGATCCTGCTCAAGCGCAACTATCGCATGTCGGATGAGGACCGGCCCTTCGGTTTCCGCTGGTTCGTGCCTGAAATCATCAAGCAGCGCAGCTTCTTCCGCGATGTCGCGCTCGCCGCCTTCGTGCTCTACGGGCTCGGGCTGATGACGCCGATGTTCTTCCAGCTCGTCATCGACAAGGTGCTGGTGCACCAGAGCTATGCGACGCTGACCGTCCTGACCGTCGGTATCGGCATCGCGCTGATCTTCGACGCGACCTTCAGCTTCCTGCGCCGCTACCTGCTGCTCTACGCCACGAACAGGATCGACATCCGCGTCGCCACCCGCACATTCGGCCATCTGCTCAACCTGCCGATCGCGCTTTTCGAGCAGGCCTCGGCCGGCGTTCTCGTCAAGCATATGCAGCAGACGGGGCGCATCCGCGAATTCCTGACCGGCCGCCTGTTCCTGACGCTTCTGGACGGTGTGTCGCTCTTCGTCTTCGTGCCGATCCTGCTTCTCTACAGCGTCAAGCTGACGCTCGTGGTGCTCGGTTTCGCTGCCCTTGTCGGGCTCGTGGTGATGATGCTCGTCGGCCCGTTCCAGCGCCGCCTGAAGGCGCTCTACCAGGCCGAGGGCGACCGGCAGGCATTGCTGGTGGAGACCGTGCATGGCATGCGCACCGTTAAGTCGCTGGCGCTGGAGCCGCGCCAGCGCAAGGTGTGGGACGATTATTCGGCCCAGTCGATCTCCGTGCGCTTCCGCGTCGAGAAGATCTCCACCATTGCCCAGTCGCTGACGGGGCTTCTCGAAAAGCTGATGAGTGTCGCGATCATCGGGCTCGGCGCGCTCGACGTGTTCTCGGGTACGATGACGATCGGTGCGCTGGTCGCCTTCAACATGCTCGCCGGCCGCGTTTCGGGGCCGCTCGTGCAGATCGTCACCATGGTGCATGAATATCAGGAAGTGGCGCTCTCCGTGCGCATGCTTGGCGAGATCATGAACCAGCGGCCGGAGCAGGCGGGTCGCGGCCGAGGTGTCAGGCCGCATCTGCATGGCCGCATCGAATTCGACCGCGTCAGCTTCCGCTATGCGCCGGATACAGCGCCTGCGCTCGACAATGTCTCCTTCGCCATTCCGGCAGGCTGCGTTTTCGGCGTGGTCGGCAAGAGCGGCTCGGGCAAGACGACGATCACAAGGCTCATCCAGGGGCTCTACCAGAGCCAGGAGGGGCTGGTGCGCATGGATGGCTACGACAGCCGCGAGATCGACCTCGTGCACCTGAGAACCAGCATCGGCGTCGTGCTGCAGGATAATTTCCTGTTCCGCGGCTCGGTGCGCGACAATATCGCCGCCGCCAAGCCCGATGCCAGTATCGAGGAGATCATGCAGGTCGCCCGCATCGCCGGTGCGGAAGAGTTCATCGAGCGCCTGCCGCGCGGCTTCGACACGATGCTGGAGGAAAATGCCGCCAACCTCTCCGGTGGCCAGAAGCAGCGGTTGGCAATCGCGCGTGCGCTGATCACCGATCCGAAGCTGCTGATCTTCGATGAGGCGACAAGCGCGCTCGACCCGGACAGCGAGGCGATCATCCGTGACAATCTCAGCCGCATCGCTGCCGGGCGCACGGTCATCATCGTCTCGCACCGGCTTTCGACGCTTGTCGATGCCGACGCCATTCTCGTCATCGATCGCGGCAAGGTCGCCGATATCGGCCGGCACGATCAGCTCGTGTCGCGCTGCATGACCTACCGCCATCTCTGGGCCCAGCAGATGAGGCAGGTCGCATGA
- a CDS encoding GTP-binding protein: MMRTDNRLPVTVLAGFLGAGKTTVLNHVLSNREGRRVAVIVNDMSEVNIDADLVREGGADLSRTDETLVELTNGCICCTLRDDLLSEVRRLASAGRFDYLLIEGTGIAEPLPVAATFSFRDESGAALCDVARLDTMVCVVDAVNLLADYQSAEFLADRGERRDGDDERKLVELLVEQIEFADVVVINKAGDVPCASLAEVRRVIAALNPDARVIEAVFGQLPLSAIMDTGLFSEAKAARHPLWHKELFGWGSHVPETEEYGISSFVYRSRRPFDPARLARVLEAPLAGIIRAKGHFWLATRPDEIGLLSIAGTQCRIGTRGFWWASVPQAQWPRHPQFRQLIERHWDEVWGDRRQELVFIGSGFDEAAIRAALDDCLTGEKTGFDPESAIGLCDPFPAWQHDMHASGRKV, from the coding sequence ATGATGCGTACAGACAACAGATTGCCGGTTACCGTCCTCGCCGGGTTTCTCGGCGCCGGCAAGACGACTGTCCTCAATCATGTACTGAGTAATCGTGAGGGTCGTCGCGTTGCTGTCATCGTCAACGATATGAGCGAGGTCAACATCGATGCGGATCTCGTGCGCGAAGGGGGTGCAGACCTTTCGCGCACGGACGAGACGCTTGTGGAGCTCACCAACGGGTGCATCTGTTGCACGCTGCGTGACGATCTCCTGAGCGAGGTGCGGCGACTGGCGAGCGCCGGCCGTTTCGACTACCTGCTGATCGAGGGCACGGGCATTGCCGAGCCGCTGCCGGTCGCAGCCACCTTTTCCTTCCGTGACGAGAGCGGGGCGGCCCTTTGCGACGTGGCCCGGCTCGACACGATGGTCTGCGTCGTCGACGCGGTAAATCTTCTCGCCGATTACCAGAGCGCTGAGTTCCTTGCCGATCGCGGCGAGCGGCGCGACGGCGATGACGAGCGCAAGCTCGTCGAACTCCTGGTCGAGCAGATCGAATTTGCCGATGTCGTCGTCATCAACAAGGCAGGCGACGTGCCCTGCGCCTCGCTTGCGGAGGTTCGCCGGGTGATCGCGGCGCTCAATCCGGATGCGCGCGTCATCGAGGCGGTCTTCGGCCAGCTGCCGCTGTCCGCGATCATGGATACCGGCCTTTTCAGCGAGGCCAAGGCTGCCCGCCATCCGCTCTGGCACAAGGAGCTCTTCGGCTGGGGCAGCCATGTGCCGGAGACCGAGGAATACGGCATTTCGAGCTTCGTCTATCGCAGCCGCAGGCCCTTCGATCCGGCGCGGCTTGCCCGCGTGCTCGAAGCGCCGCTTGCCGGCATCATCAGGGCGAAGGGCCATTTCTGGCTGGCGACGCGGCCGGACGAGATCGGCCTCTTGTCGATTGCCGGCACGCAATGCCGCATCGGGACGAGAGGCTTCTGGTGGGCCTCGGTGCCGCAGGCGCAGTGGCCGCGCCATCCGCAATTCCGCCAGCTGATCGAGAGGCATTGGGACGAGGTCTGGGGCGACCGCCGCCAGGAGCTGGTCTTCATCGGCTCCGGCTTCGACGAGGCGGCGATCCGCGCGGCACTCGACGATTGCCTGACCGGGGAGAAGACGGGTTTCGACCCGGAGAGCGCCATCGGCCTTTGCGATCCGTTTCCGGCCTGGCAGCACGATATGCATGCATCGGGCCGAAAGGTGTGA
- a CDS encoding DUF4082 domain-containing protein, translating into MRRIRVSSLEYLSIYGGALSICRVPSAWSAVLGTATVVSSTSTDGSLSFANQGSFTDPGGAVVPSSFTGSITQPSASISLGGVQTASIPPTAISAPSGDGGAQDTSTKTASLLPALQTTTTTTERTVLGPDPYQEAATLPLAPVLTGITGDAGASAPTTSPTDPAAGSGARSIQLQTSIASISVQPSESVSAETPVGSAALAAPAAAAAAAPTLNKIALENMKQGNPISEWGIEGDGNGTIQGFATEISTNIGGTVDFKIATDSTHYRIDIYRMGYYGGAGARKVDSIEQQLTTAQIQPHPIVDMSLGLIDCGNWSVSASWQIPSDFVSGVYFAKLVREDGVEDASIIPFVVRDDASTSNIVFQTSDTTWQAYNAWGGASLYYGEVPVDPADMIGYLPPNCSCGLTAIGRASAVSYNRPIITNTSPIGGSHDYIFGVESSAISWLEQNGYDVSYISGVDATRNGALLLNHDAYLSVGHDEYWSAEQRANVEAARDAGVNLAFWSGNECYWKVRWESSIDGSGQAYRTMVCYKETWGTSSDPSNVGTGTWRDPRYADPGQEPENSLTGTMFQVDSYRQDTISIPYDYSKLRFWRNTDVSQINEGDTYNLVQNLLGYEWDSDVENGFRPDGLINLSLSSISVETYLRDYGATVGSAVATHSLTMYRAASGALVFGAGTVFWSWGLSDNHQGPATSTDRNVQQAMVNMFADMGIQPTTLDASLILATQSTDTLKPTSTISSPIVGASFLEGQHVTITGTAQDFGGGIIAGVEVSTDGGQHWFKATGRESWSFNWVVQASGTYTIMSRAVDDSVNLEAPSAGKQVTVKLPTTQGLWTLSEKPATEVAIDRDPVELGLRFQATSAGSVQGIRFYKGFYNIGDHVVSLWSSDGTLLATGVSTNESLSGWQTVMFSSPVQIAAGTTYVASYHSNGFYSVTDNYFGSGSTYASGSLKVVDGGGVYAYSDNAGTFPGLSPGGSNYWVDVVFDAGPNSVPVAGDDSGLTISRNSTLTISIATLLANDTDANGDALTISAVGNALNGTVTLNKQAGTITFTPAANYAGPASFTYTLSDGRGGTDQANVSLTVDPGPAGQSLFTANEGPTGGSIQENSALELGMKFSASASGTITGIRFYKASGDTGPHTGSIWSANGTLLATVTFGDGSASGWQTATFSSPLQITAGTTYVASYHTTGSYVATSGYFSTAHTNGALTGLAGANGVYSYGSGTTFPTSSYQSSNYWVDVVFNQSTSNSAPVAANDNGYTTYSNTALSIAAASLLANDTDADGDPLSITGASGGVNGTVIFNSQTNSVTFTPNSGYTGVASFTYSISDGHGGTSSATVNLTVNSQPDSGTTSLFTGADTSGVTAANDPNSVELGVKFIASANGQITGLTYYKSAQDTGTHVASLWTASGQLLAQASFINETASGWQTVSFSQPINVTAGTTYVASYHSNGFYSATANYFTTDHTSGALTAPASSISGGNGVYAYGSGSLFPTSSYNATNYWVDVLYKQGAQNTVPVAANDSGFTTSTGTPVTIQASALLANDSDADGDALTITGVSGAVNGSVSWNAQAQTVTFTPTAGYTGPASFNYAISDGKGGTSSAQVALNVNNPAAGPEQNLFAANATPAVVSVNDNQPVNLGMKFQADTAGWITSIRFYKGADNTGSHNGYLWTASGTLLGSVTFNNETASGWQTAQLTQQIAIQADTTYVVSYSTNGNYSATGNYFGSDVTNGDLKAPSGNNGVYAYGSGGLFPTNSYNSTNYYVDVGFKPQLAA; encoded by the coding sequence ATGCGGAGAATTCGGGTTAGTAGTCTTGAGTACCTGAGCATATATGGTGGAGCGTTGAGTATCTGTCGTGTACCGTCAGCCTGGAGCGCAGTGCTGGGAACCGCGACTGTCGTATCATCAACGAGTACCGATGGTTCCCTAAGTTTTGCCAATCAGGGCAGCTTTACCGATCCGGGCGGCGCCGTCGTCCCGTCCTCCTTCACAGGCAGTATCACGCAGCCTTCTGCGTCGATCTCCTTGGGCGGCGTGCAGACGGCCTCGATACCGCCGACGGCAATATCAGCGCCTTCAGGCGATGGCGGCGCGCAGGACACGTCGACCAAGACCGCGTCGCTCCTGCCGGCGCTGCAGACGACAACCACGACGACAGAGCGCACCGTGCTCGGCCCGGACCCGTACCAGGAGGCCGCGACGCTGCCGCTGGCGCCCGTGTTGACGGGCATTACCGGCGATGCCGGCGCGTCAGCTCCGACCACGTCTCCGACCGATCCTGCCGCCGGTTCCGGCGCGAGGTCGATACAGCTTCAGACCTCGATAGCCTCCATCTCGGTGCAGCCGAGCGAGAGCGTTTCGGCCGAGACCCCCGTAGGCTCGGCGGCGCTCGCAGCGCCGGCGGCTGCAGCTGCCGCTGCCCCGACGCTCAACAAGATCGCGCTCGAGAACATGAAGCAGGGCAACCCCATCAGCGAATGGGGCATCGAGGGTGACGGCAACGGCACCATCCAGGGCTTTGCCACCGAAATCAGCACCAATATCGGCGGAACGGTCGATTTCAAGATCGCGACGGATTCCACCCATTACCGCATCGATATCTACCGCATGGGCTATTACGGCGGAGCCGGCGCGCGCAAGGTCGACTCGATCGAGCAGCAGCTGACCACGGCGCAGATCCAGCCGCATCCGATCGTCGACATGTCGCTCGGCCTCATCGATTGCGGCAACTGGTCGGTGTCGGCCAGCTGGCAGATCCCTTCCGATTTCGTCTCTGGCGTCTATTTCGCCAAGCTGGTGCGCGAGGACGGCGTCGAGGATGCGAGCATCATTCCCTTCGTCGTGCGCGACGATGCCTCGACCAGCAATATCGTCTTCCAGACTTCGGATACGACATGGCAGGCCTATAATGCCTGGGGCGGCGCCAGCCTCTACTACGGCGAAGTGCCAGTCGATCCCGCCGACATGATCGGCTACCTGCCGCCGAACTGCAGCTGCGGCCTGACCGCGATCGGCCGCGCCTCGGCCGTCAGCTACAACCGCCCGATCATCACCAACACGAGCCCGATCGGCGGCAGCCACGATTACATTTTCGGCGTCGAATCCTCGGCCATCTCATGGCTGGAGCAGAACGGCTATGACGTCTCCTATATCTCCGGCGTCGATGCGACGCGCAACGGCGCGCTGCTGCTGAACCACGATGCCTATCTCTCCGTCGGCCATGACGAATACTGGTCTGCCGAACAGCGCGCCAATGTCGAGGCCGCCCGCGATGCGGGTGTGAACCTCGCCTTCTGGAGCGGCAACGAGTGCTACTGGAAGGTTCGCTGGGAAAGCAGCATCGACGGCAGCGGCCAGGCCTACCGCACCATGGTCTGCTACAAGGAGACCTGGGGCACGAGTTCGGATCCAAGCAATGTCGGCACCGGCACCTGGCGCGATCCGCGCTATGCCGATCCGGGGCAGGAGCCGGAAAACTCGCTGACGGGCACGATGTTCCAGGTGGACAGCTACCGCCAGGATACGATCTCCATCCCGTACGACTATTCGAAGCTGCGCTTCTGGCGCAATACGGATGTCTCCCAGATCAACGAGGGCGATACCTACAATCTGGTGCAGAACCTGCTCGGCTACGAGTGGGATTCCGATGTCGAGAACGGCTTCCGGCCGGATGGCCTCATCAACCTGTCGCTCTCGTCGATCTCGGTGGAAACCTATCTGCGCGATTACGGTGCAACGGTCGGTTCGGCCGTCGCCACCCACAGCCTCACCATGTACCGGGCGGCAAGCGGCGCGCTGGTCTTCGGCGCCGGCACCGTCTTCTGGTCCTGGGGCCTCAGCGACAATCACCAGGGTCCGGCGACCTCGACCGACCGCAACGTGCAGCAGGCGATGGTCAACATGTTTGCCGACATGGGCATCCAGCCGACCACGCTCGATGCGAGCCTGATCCTCGCGACCCAATCGACCGACACGCTGAAGCCGACCTCGACGATCTCGTCGCCGATCGTCGGTGCCTCCTTCCTCGAAGGCCAGCACGTGACGATCACAGGCACGGCGCAGGATTTCGGCGGCGGCATCATTGCCGGCGTGGAAGTCTCCACCGATGGCGGCCAGCACTGGTTCAAGGCGACCGGCCGCGAGAGCTGGAGCTTCAACTGGGTCGTCCAGGCAAGCGGCACCTATACGATCATGTCGCGCGCGGTCGACGACAGCGTCAATCTGGAGGCGCCGTCGGCCGGCAAGCAGGTCACGGTCAAGCTGCCGACCACGCAGGGCCTTTGGACGCTTTCGGAAAAGCCGGCGACCGAAGTCGCAATCGACCGCGATCCGGTCGAGCTCGGCCTGCGCTTCCAGGCGACGTCCGCCGGTTCCGTGCAGGGCATCCGCTTCTACAAGGGCTTCTACAATATCGGCGATCATGTCGTCAGCCTCTGGTCCAGCGACGGGACGCTGCTGGCAACAGGCGTATCGACGAATGAATCGCTCTCCGGCTGGCAGACGGTGATGTTCTCCTCGCCCGTCCAGATCGCGGCGGGCACGACCTATGTCGCCTCCTATCACAGCAACGGCTTCTACTCCGTCACCGACAATTATTTCGGCAGCGGCAGCACCTATGCCAGCGGCTCGCTGAAGGTTGTCGATGGCGGTGGCGTCTATGCCTATAGCGACAATGCCGGCACGTTCCCGGGCCTCAGCCCCGGCGGGTCCAACTACTGGGTGGACGTGGTCTTCGATGCCGGGCCGAACAGCGTGCCGGTTGCCGGCGACGACAGCGGCCTGACGATTTCGCGCAACAGCACGCTGACGATCTCGATCGCCACGCTTCTGGCAAACGATACCGATGCCAATGGCGATGCGCTGACGATCAGCGCCGTCGGCAATGCACTCAACGGCACGGTCACCCTCAACAAGCAGGCCGGCACCATCACCTTCACGCCGGCTGCCAATTATGCCGGCCCGGCAAGCTTCACCTATACGCTGTCGGACGGGCGCGGCGGCACGGACCAGGCCAATGTCAGTCTCACGGTCGACCCGGGCCCGGCCGGCCAGAGCCTGTTTACCGCCAATGAGGGGCCGACCGGCGGCAGCATCCAGGAAAACTCGGCGCTGGAACTCGGCATGAAGTTCTCGGCCTCGGCAAGCGGCACGATCACGGGCATCCGCTTCTACAAGGCATCCGGCGATACCGGGCCGCATACCGGCTCGATCTGGTCGGCGAACGGCACGCTGCTTGCGACGGTGACCTTTGGGGATGGATCGGCCTCCGGCTGGCAGACCGCGACCTTCTCCAGCCCGCTGCAGATCACGGCAGGCACGACCTATGTCGCTTCCTACCACACGACCGGCAGCTATGTGGCGACATCGGGCTATTTCAGCACCGCCCATACGAATGGCGCGCTGACGGGCCTTGCGGGCGCCAACGGCGTCTATTCCTACGGATCGGGCACGACATTCCCGACATCGAGCTACCAGTCCTCGAACTACTGGGTGGATGTCGTCTTCAACCAGTCGACATCAAATTCGGCGCCGGTCGCCGCCAACGACAATGGCTATACGACCTATTCCAACACCGCGCTGTCGATTGCCGCGGCAAGCCTGCTTGCCAACGATACCGACGCCGATGGCGATCCGCTCTCGATCACCGGCGCCAGCGGCGGGGTGAACGGCACGGTCATCTTCAACAGCCAGACGAACAGCGTCACCTTCACGCCAAACTCGGGCTATACCGGCGTCGCAAGCTTCACCTATTCGATCTCGGACGGGCATGGCGGCACGTCTTCCGCCACGGTCAACCTTACGGTCAATTCGCAGCCCGACAGCGGGACGACGAGCCTGTTTACCGGCGCCGATACGTCGGGTGTAACCGCCGCCAACGATCCCAACTCGGTCGAGCTCGGCGTCAAGTTCATCGCCTCGGCCAATGGCCAGATCACAGGGCTCACCTATTACAAGAGCGCCCAGGATACCGGCACGCATGTCGCCTCGCTCTGGACGGCGAGCGGCCAGCTTCTCGCCCAGGCAAGCTTCATCAACGAGACGGCGAGCGGCTGGCAGACGGTTTCCTTCTCGCAGCCGATCAATGTCACGGCCGGCACGACCTATGTGGCGAGCTACCATTCCAACGGCTTCTATTCGGCGACCGCAAACTACTTCACGACGGATCATACGAGCGGGGCGCTGACGGCGCCGGCAAGTTCGATCAGCGGCGGCAACGGCGTCTATGCCTATGGCAGCGGCAGCCTGTTCCCGACCTCGTCCTACAATGCCACCAACTACTGGGTGGACGTGCTCTACAAGCAGGGTGCGCAGAATACGGTGCCGGTTGCCGCCAATGACAGCGGCTTCACCACCAGCACCGGCACGCCCGTCACCATCCAGGCCTCGGCGCTGCTTGCAAACGACAGCGATGCCGATGGCGATGCGCTCACGATCACCGGCGTCAGCGGTGCGGTCAACGGCTCGGTCAGCTGGAATGCCCAGGCCCAGACGGTGACCTTCACGCCGACGGCAGGTTACACGGGGCCGGCAAGCTTCAATTACGCGATATCGGACGGCAAGGGCGGCACGTCCTCGGCGCAGGTGGCGCTTAATGTCAACAACCCGGCCGCAGGACCGGAGCAGAACCTCTTTGCCGCCAATGCGACGCCTGCGGTCGTCTCCGTCAACGACAACCAGCCGGTCAATCTCGGCATGAAATTCCAGGCCGATACCGCTGGCTGGATCACCTCCATCCGCTTCTACAAGGGTGCGGACAATACGGGCTCGCACAATGGCTACCTGTGGACGGCGTCCGGCACTCTGCTCGGCAGCGTCACCTTCAACAACGAGACGGCGAGCGGATGGCAGACCGCGCAGCTCACCCAGCAGATCGCCATCCAGGCGGATACGACCTACGTCGTTTCCTACTCGACCAATGGCAACTATTCGGCGACGGGGAATTACTTCGGCAGCGACGTGACCAATGGCGACCTGAAGGCGCCATCGGGCAATAACGGCGTCTATGCCTATGGCTCGGGCGGGCTGTTCCCGACGAATAGCTACAACAGCACGAACTACTATGTGGATGTGGGATTCAAACCGCAACTCGCGGCGTAA
- a CDS encoding acyltransferase: MAGYQGLAPGFDFLRLALACTIVFYHAVTAGGYWDAGTGPVLWFFEYSLVPMFFALSGFLITASAQRLDLANFLLNRVLRIVPALAVDILICAFVIGPAVTALPLGDYFTDAGFLAYLLNIVGAVHTDLPGVFSANPTSQVNGALWTIPWEIHCYIIVSIMIVTGVVRKPATTFLVLAGFVATGLVVEHFISDGPRDEQLLHVLFVSRGAQLTTAFLTGILAYQLRGRIPMSRALLALSIAVALTAMIVLDTRATHSVANRLILIPVLTYITIYAGLSRLPLPKILGRGDYSYGVYLYHVPFIQLSIFLAPSLFVGTIPGVVMLTAVTIAVVLCVAAVSWHVVEKPVLSLRRFALTGRATGEGRAVMAPVAAVEGVGR, encoded by the coding sequence TTGGCTGGATATCAGGGCCTCGCTCCTGGTTTCGATTTCCTGCGGCTTGCGCTGGCTTGCACCATCGTTTTCTATCACGCCGTCACCGCCGGCGGTTATTGGGATGCCGGCACCGGCCCTGTCCTGTGGTTCTTCGAATACAGTCTGGTGCCGATGTTCTTCGCCTTGAGCGGCTTTTTGATCACGGCGAGCGCCCAGCGGCTCGATCTCGCAAATTTCCTGCTCAATCGCGTGCTGCGCATCGTTCCGGCTCTCGCGGTCGATATCCTGATCTGCGCCTTCGTGATCGGGCCGGCGGTCACCGCCCTGCCGCTTGGCGATTACTTCACCGATGCGGGTTTCCTCGCCTATCTCCTGAACATCGTCGGCGCGGTGCATACCGATCTTCCGGGCGTTTTTTCCGCCAATCCGACCTCGCAGGTCAATGGGGCGCTCTGGACCATTCCCTGGGAAATCCACTGCTACATCATCGTGTCGATCATGATTGTCACAGGCGTGGTGCGCAAGCCGGCGACGACGTTCCTGGTGCTTGCGGGCTTCGTGGCGACCGGCCTTGTGGTCGAGCATTTCATATCCGACGGGCCACGGGATGAGCAGTTGCTGCATGTGCTGTTCGTCAGCCGCGGCGCGCAGCTGACCACGGCGTTTCTCACTGGCATCCTTGCCTATCAGCTGCGCGGCCGGATACCGATGAGCAGGGCGCTCCTTGCTCTCTCCATCGCCGTCGCGCTGACCGCGATGATCGTGCTCGACACGCGGGCCACCCACAGCGTGGCAAACCGCCTGATCCTGATCCCGGTTCTCACCTACATCACGATCTATGCCGGCCTGTCGCGGCTGCCGTTGCCGAAGATTCTCGGGCGCGGCGATTATTCCTACGGCGTCTATCTCTACCACGTGCCGTTCATCCAGCTTTCGATCTTCCTGGCGCCGTCTCTCTTCGTCGGTACGATCCCCGGCGTCGTCATGCTGACGGCGGTGACAATTGCTGTCGTGCTCTGCGTTGCTGCCGTTTCCTGGCACGTCGTCGAGAAGCCCGTGCTGTCATTGAGGCGCTTTGCGCTGACAGGCAGGGCGACCGGGGAGGGCCGGGCGGTGATGGCGCCGGTGGCGGCCGTGGAAGGGGTGGGGCGGTAG
- a CDS encoding dihydrofolate reductase family protein: MAKLVFGKNVSLDGYIDHQAFAPGPVLFRHFIESVRSAAAIVYGRRMYEIMRYWDEDHPEWDAAAREFAAAWRGRQKWVVSRSLKSVGPNATLVGEGLETVIGGLKDRLAGEIGIGGSELARSLTDLGLIDEYQLYFHPVVLGHGTPFFAAPRPRLRLVASDRMDEDVIRLTYVPA; the protein is encoded by the coding sequence ATGGCCAAGCTTGTTTTCGGAAAGAACGTGTCACTGGACGGATACATCGATCATCAGGCGTTCGCGCCCGGTCCGGTGCTCTTCCGTCACTTCATCGAGAGCGTGCGGAGTGCTGCCGCCATCGTCTACGGCCGCCGCATGTACGAGATCATGCGCTACTGGGACGAGGACCACCCCGAGTGGGACGCGGCGGCACGCGAATTCGCGGCGGCGTGGCGGGGCCGGCAGAAATGGGTCGTGTCGCGCTCGCTGAAGTCGGTCGGCCCCAATGCCACGCTTGTCGGCGAGGGGCTCGAAACGGTCATCGGCGGACTGAAGGACAGGCTTGCCGGGGAGATCGGCATTGGCGGATCGGAGCTGGCGCGAAGCCTGACCGATCTTGGTCTCATCGATGAATACCAGCTCTATTTCCATCCCGTCGTGCTCGGCCACGGCACACCATTCTTCGCCGCGCCGCGGCCACGGCTGCGCCTCGTGGCGAGCGATCGCATGGACGAGGACGTGATCAGGCTGACCTATGTTCCGGCCTGA
- a CDS encoding dienelactone hydrolase family protein: MAEVLLFHHAQGLTAGVRAFADDIRAAGHKVHTPDLFEGRTFPSIAEGLAHIGATGFDSMRERGVRLADELPSGIVYAGFSFGVLPAQKLAQTRPGARGALLFYSCLPISGEWAFGPWPNGVPVQIHGMDKDPVFVGEGDIDAAREIVEDADDAELFLYPGDQHYFADSSLPSYDADATALLTIRVISRLGPLCNFKFSF; this comes from the coding sequence ATGGCCGAGGTCTTGCTGTTCCACCACGCACAGGGGCTGACCGCCGGCGTGCGCGCCTTTGCCGATGACATCAGGGCTGCCGGTCACAAGGTGCATACGCCCGATCTCTTCGAAGGACGCACCTTTCCGAGCATCGCCGAGGGGCTTGCCCATATCGGTGCAACCGGGTTCGACTCCATGCGGGAGCGCGGCGTCCGCCTTGCCGACGAACTGCCTTCGGGGATCGTCTATGCCGGGTTCTCGTTCGGGGTGCTGCCGGCGCAGAAGCTCGCGCAGACGCGGCCGGGCGCTCGCGGAGCTCTGCTTTTCTACTCCTGCCTGCCGATCAGCGGGGAGTGGGCCTTCGGGCCCTGGCCGAACGGCGTTCCGGTGCAGATCCACGGCATGGACAAGGACCCGGTCTTCGTCGGCGAGGGCGATATCGATGCCGCCCGCGAGATCGTGGAGGATGCCGATGACGCCGAGCTTTTTCTCTATCCCGGCGACCAGCACTATTTCGCCGACAGCTCGCTGCCCTCCTATGACGCGGATGCGACCGCGCTGCTGACGATCAGGGTGATCTCCCGGCTTGGGCCGCTTTGCAATTTCAAATTCTCATTTTGA